One Brassica napus cultivar Da-Ae chromosome C4, Da-Ae, whole genome shotgun sequence genomic region harbors:
- the LOC111206304 gene encoding F-box/kelch-repeat protein At1g64840-like, producing MFPLPNMEEPAAKKTRSSPLLPDWSQLPKELLEIITDNVNCFDIVHARSVCTSWRSTFPFPSCLLRSNYSLPTFDKLSLETNEEGSYILGKIPYFLFRVPALTAESPSEYFFGGIGQAESEELPCPIQCSVKVKIQGSDPTFLKMNDCQIFPLGHQYRMFGWELKDYRGVAFLPLYKEGRGGEFVVLLNYYYGKLMVLTSVEMKWKRFEKLSETLCSNVVTFRGRFYVSFLSRRTVVVIDPHSLEVTDLMPLTQTGLNFLVPSGDDELFLVEVMVPSGDFDFNRFTCNVSRVDEEAGKWVKVSDLGDRVLVIARLGNVSFSAKELPDGCGVSGNSIVFTNWPQDVALFYKYGPYQGSAEELPDGCGVNGNIKTVWRTSRENSGVILNTFPVVALRVER from the coding sequence ATGTTTCCATTACCAAACATGGAAGAACCTGCCGCTAAAAAGACGAGATCATCACCGTTATTGCCAGACTGGTCTCAGCTCCCTAAAGAGCTACTTGAGATTATCACCGACAATGTGAACTGTTTCGATATTGTTCATGCTCGCTCTGTTTGCACCTCGTGGCGATCCACGTTTCCCTTTCCTTCTTGCCTTTTACGCTCCAATTACTCTCTTCCCACTTTCGATAAGCTCTCTCTCGAGACAAACGAAGAAGGCTCGTACATCCTCGGGAAGATCCCTTATTTCCTCTTCAGAGTCCCAGCTCTTACTGCTGAGTCGCCTTCCGAGTATTTCTTTGGAGGGATAGGACAAGCTGAGTCAGAGGAGCTTCCATGTCCTATTCAGTGCTCAGTGAAAGTGAAGATTCAAGGATCTGACCCAACCTTCTTGAAGATGAATGATTGCCAGATCTTTCCTCTAGGCCATCAGTACAGAATGTTTGGTTGGGAACTTAAAGATTACAGAGGCGTAGCTTTTCTTCCGCTCTACAAGGAAGGACGTGGAGGAGAATTCGTTGTGCTTCTCAACTACTATTATGGAAAGCTAATGGTGTTAACAAGTGTGGAAATGAAGTGGAAACGGTTTGAGAAACTCTCAGAGACTTTATGCTCGAATGTGGTCACTTTCAGAGGTCGATTTTACGTATCTTTTCTTAGCAGAAGAACCGTTGTTGTTATCGACCCTCATTCGCTGGAGGTGACTGACCTGATGCCCTTAACACAAACTGGTTTAAACTTTCTGGTTCCATCTGGCGACGATGAGCTTTTCCTGGTTGAGGTAATGGTACCGTCTGGGGACTTCGATTTTAACCGGTTCACATGTAACGTTAGTAGGGTAGATGAGGAGGCTGGTAAATGGGTCAAGGTCAGTGATTTGGGAGACCGTGTTTTGGTTATTGCACGCTTGGGAAATGTCTCATTCTCGGCTAAAGAGCTTCCTGATGGGTGTGGTGTGAGTGGGAACTCAATTGTATTCACCAATTGGCCACAAGATGTAGCattattctataaatatggacCATACCAAGGAAGTGCGGAAGAGCTTCCTGATGGGTGTGGTGTGAATGGGAACATCAAGACTGTTTGGAGAACCTCAAGAGAGAATAGTGGGGTGATCCTCAACACATTTCCGGTTGTGGCTCTCCGGGTTGAGCGCTAA
- the LOC106393908 gene encoding glutamate receptor 2.2-like, translated as MKRNKSLLVFFISIIILVELSRGQNNRKTEVNVGVVTDVGTVLSDIEMRCINLSLADFYSSRPQFQTRLIPNIADSRNDVVGAAAAALKLIKNKQVMAILGPQTSMQAHFMIDIGQKSQVPIVSYSATSPSLTSLRSPYFFRATYEDSFQVNAISSIIKLFGWREVVIVYVENTFGEGIMPHLTDALQEINVRIPYRSVISLNATYHEISLELSKMMTMPTRVFIVHMSTSLASRIFTKINEIGLMKAGYVWILTNGIADQLSSINETGIEAMQGVLGVKTYVRKFKELEKFRARWRKMFPEMELNAFGLWAYDAVTALAIAIEEAGTNNMTFSNVDLGRNVSELEALGLSQYGPKLIQILSQVQFKGLAGDFRFFKGQLQPSVFEIVNVIGTKERSIGFWTEEIGLVKKLDQEQQSVGALSTWKDHLKHIIWPGEANSVPKGWEIPTNGKRLRIGVPKRTGYTDLVGVRKDPITNSQVVEGFCIAFFKAVTEAMPYDVSYDFFPFEKSDGTPAGDHNDLVYQVYLGKYDAVVGDTTILANRSSYVDFTFPYTKSGVGLIVPVEDQVKRDSISFLKPLTWKLWMTSFFFFFLIGFTVWFVEHRINPDFRGPAKYQASTIFWFAFSTMVFAPRERVLSFGARLLVITWYFIVLVLTQSYTASLASLLTTRQLDPTITSMRSLIEKGEKVGYTRTSFIFGKLTEAGFARSSLIPFDTADDCDELMRKGPENGGVSAAFMELPYMRLFLGQYCKAYQVVEEPFSVDGFGFVFPIGSPLVADVSRAILKVAESTKGRDLEQAFFKNKDETCPDPVTNPDPNPSTKSRQLGVDSFWVLFLIAFAMCVFTLGKFSFFFFKKTQVNNLWQEFNQPDMDSYLNRVEKCSCSSSPHMPNNNTQEVNQANNQSDTSNPTSLSE; from the exons ATGAAGAGAAACAAGAGCCTTTTGGTCTTCTTCATCTCTATCATCATCTTGGTGGAACTTAGCAGAGGGCAGAACAATAGGAAAACCGAAGTCAATGTGGGTGTTGTAACAGATGTCGGAACAGTGCTCTCGGACATTGAAATGCGCTGCATCAATTTGTCTCTCGCCGATTTCTACTCTTCTCGTCCCCAATTTCAGACAAGGCTTATTCCAAACATTGCGGACTCCAGAAACGACGTTGTTGGTGCAGCCGCCGCAG CCCTTAAGCTGATAAAGAACAAGCAAGTTATGGCGATTTTGGGGCCGCAGACATCCATGCAAGCTCATTTTATGATTGATATTGGGCAAAAATCGCAGGTGCCAATTGTTTCCTACTCAGCAACAAGCCCCTCTCTCACTTCTCTTCGCAGTCCATACTTCTTCCGAGCTACATATGAGGACTCATTTCAAGTAAACGCCATAAGTTCTATCATCAAGCTGTTCGGGTGGAGAGAGGTTGTCATTGTTTACGTCGAAAACACGTTTGGTGAAGGTATAATGCCACATCTTACTGATGCTTTACAAGAGATCAACGTTCGAATACCATACCGTTCTGTAATATCTCTCAATGCTACTTATCATGAAATCTCTTTGGAGCTTTCTAAGATGATGACCATGCCCACAAGAGTGTTTATTGTCCACATGTCCACTTCTCTTGCCTCGAGAATCTTCACTAAAATTAATGAGATCGGTTTAATGAAAGCAGGATATGTCTGGATTCTTACCAATGGAATTGCCGATCAGTTAAGTTCAATAAATGAGACGGGCATTGAGGCTATGCAGGGGGTTTTGGGTGTTAAAACTTATGTTCGGAAATTTAAAGAGCTGGAAAAGTTTAGAGCTCGTTGGAGGAAGATGTTTCCAGAGATGGAGCTGAATGCTTTTGGATTGTGGGCTTATGATGCTGTCACCGCGCTGGCAATAGCCATTGAAGAAGCTGGAACAAATAATATGACTTTTAGTAATGTAGATCTTGGAAGGAATGTTTCTGAACTTGAAGCTCTTGGTTTATCTCAATACGGTCCAAAGCTTATTCAGATACTCTCACAAGTTCAGTTCAAAGGACTTGCCGGAGATTTTCGCTTTTTCAAGGGGCAGCTGCAACCATCAGTGTTTGAGATTGTAAATGTAATTGGAACCAAAGAAAGGTCTATAGGATTCTGGACGGAAGAAATTGGTCTTGTGAAGAAACTAGACCAAGAACAGCAAAGCGTGGGAGCTTTATCCACTTGGAAAGATCATCTTAAACATATTATATGGCCTGGAGAGGCTAATTCTGTTCCCAAAGGATGGGAGATCCCAACAAACGGGAAGAGGTTACGCATCGGAGTTCCAAAGAGAACTGGTTATACCGATCTTGTAGGGGTCAGAAAGGATCCTATCACAAATTCACAAGTAGTCGAAGGTTTTTGCATAGCTTTTTTCAAGGCTGTGACCGAAGCAATGCCTTATGACGTCTCCTATGATTTCTTTCCTTTCGAGAAATCTGATGGCACACCAGCCGGGGATCACAACGACCTGGTCTACCAAGTGTATCTCGGG AAATATGACGCGGTTGTAGGAGATACGACTATACTGGCAAATAGGTCGTCTTATGTCGACTTCACGTTTCCCTACACTAAATCAGGAGTGGGGTTGATTGTCCCTGTAGAAGACCAAGTTAAAAGAGACAGTATCAGTTTCTTGAAGCCTTTAACGTGGAAACTGTGGATGacttcctttttcttcttcttccttattgGCTTTACTGTTTGGTTTGTTGAACATAGAATTAACCCCGACTTTCGGGGACCAGCTAAGTACCAAGCTAGTACAATCTTCTGGTTTGCCTTCTCTACCATGGTTTTTGCTCCAA GAGAAAGAGTGTTGAGCTTTGGAGCTAGGCTTCTGGTTATCACATGGTACTTTATTGTGCTCGTGTTGACTCAAAGTTACACGGCCAGCTTGGCGTCCCTTTTGACAACACGACAACTTGATCCAACCATAACAAGCATGAGAAGTTTGATTGAGAAAGGAGAAAAGGTGGGATATACAAGGACATCTTTCATCTTTGGAAAACTTACTGAAGCAGGTTTCGCTCGATCTAGCCTCATACCCTTTGATACCGCAGACGACTGCGATGAACTTATGAGAAAAGGACCAGAAAATGGCGGTGTCTCTGCAGCTTTCATGGAATTACCTTATATGAGGCTCTTTCTTGGACAGTACTGCAAAGCTTATCAAGTGGTTGAAGAACCCTTCAGCGTTGATGGATTTGGCTTT GTTTTTCCAATTGGATCACCTCTGGTTGCTGATGTATCAAGGGCCATCCTAAAAGTAGCAGAGTCAACCAAAGGGAGGGATCTTGAGCAAgcatttttcaaaaacaaagacGAAACCTGCCCTGATCCTGTCACCAACCCGGATCCAAATCCTTCTACAAAATCTAGGCAGCTCGGTGTAGACAGTTTCTGGGTTCTGTTTCTTATTGCCTTTGCCATGTGTGTTTTCACCCTCGGGAAATTCAGCTTCTTTTTCTTCAAGAAGACTCAAGTGAATAATCTGTGGCAAGAGTTTAATCAACCAGACATGGATTCGTACCTCAACAGGGTGGAGAAATGTTCGTGTTCATCAAGCCCACACATGCCTAACAACAACACTCAGGAAGTAAACCAAGCAAATAACCAATCAGACACAAGTAACCCAACCAGTCTGTCTGAATAA
- the LOC106391079 gene encoding ADP-ribosylation factor 1 has product MGILFTRMFSSVFGNKEARILVLGLDNAGKTTILYRLQMGEVVSTIPTIGFNVETVQYNNIKFQVWDLGGQTSIRPYWRCYFPNTQAVIYVVDSSDTDRIGVAKEEFHAILEEEELKGAVVLIFANKQDLPGALDDAAVTEALELHKIKSRQWAIFKTCAVKGEGLFEGLDWLSNTLKSGSG; this is encoded by the exons atgggaatCCTGTTCACGCGGATGTTCTCTTCAGTGTTTGGCAACAAAGAAGCTCGGATCCTCGTCCTCGGTCTCGACAATGCTGGCAAAACTACTATCCTCT ATCGGCTTCAGATGGGGGAAGTTGTCTCCACGATTCCGA CTATTGGGTTTAACGTGGAGACTGTGCAGTACAACAATATCAAGTTTCAGGTCTGGGATTTAG GTGGACAAACGAGCATCAG ACCATACTGGCGATGCTATTTTCCGAATACACAAGCAGTGATCTACGTTGTTGACTCAAGCGACACAGATCGAATCGGGGTGGCAAAAGAGGAGTTTCATGCAATTTTGGAG GAAGAGGAATTGAAAGGAGCGGTGGTTCTCATATTTGCAAACAAGCAG GATCTTCCTGGTGCACTCGATGATGCCGCTGTGACAGAAGCCTTGGAGTTGCATAAGATAAAGAGTCGCCAATGGGCAATCTTCAAAACTTGTGCTGTTAAAGGCGAGGGGCTTTTCGAGGGTTTGGACTG GTTGAGTAATACATTGAAGTCAGGAAGTGGGTAG
- the LOC106391078 gene encoding zinc finger protein CONSTANS-LIKE 3 isoform X2: MASRPCDSCRSAAATLFCRADAAFLCGECDGKIHSANKLASRHERVWLCQVCEQSPAHVTCKADAAALCVTCDRDIHSANPLSRRHERVPVTPFYDAPSAQGGSSSAAKSASSSANFLNTEDADVSMEAASWLLPNSSVKEGVVEIPNLFADLDYSAVVDPKMEASENSSGNDGVVPVQTKALFLSEDYFSFDISASKTTFPHGFSCINQTVSSTSLDVPLVPEGGAVAEISRTAATPAVQLSPAEREARVLRYREKRKNRKFEKTIRYASRKAYAEVRPRIKGRFAKRTDSRVNDGGDGGVYGGFGVVPSF, from the exons ATGGCGTCGAGACCGTGCGATTCGTGCAGATCCGCGGCTGCGACTCTGTTCTGCCGCGCGGACGCGGCGTTCCTATGCGGCGAATGCGACGGAAAAATCCACTCAGCTAACAAACTCGCCTCGCGTCACGAGCGAGTCTGGCTCTGCCAAGTCTGCGAGCAATCTCCCGCGCACGTCACGTGCAAAGCCGACGCAGCCGCGCTCTGCGTCACGTGCGACCGAGACATCCACTCCGCTAACCCACTCTCCCGCCGCCACGAGCGCGTCCCCGTCACGCCTTTCTACGACGCTCCTTCTGCTCAGGGAGGATCGTCATCGGCCGCCAAATCCGCCTCCTCCTCCGCCAATTTCCTTAACACTGAAGATGCTGACGTCAGCATGGAGGCTGCGTCTTGGCTATTGCCTAACTCGAGTGTCAAGGAAGGAGTTGTAGAGATCCCAAACTTGTTTGCCGATCTTGATTACTCGGCGGTTGTTGATCCGAAGATGGAGGCGTCGGAGAATAGCTCCGGCAACGACGGAGTCGTTCCTGTTCAGACCAAAGCTCTGTTTCTCAGCGAAGATTACTTCAGCTTCGACATCTCAGCTTCCAAAACAACATTCCCACACGGATTCAGCTGCATTAATCAAACt GTTTCGTCAACATCCTTAGATGTACCGTTGGTGCCTGAAGGTGGAGCTGTGGCGGAGATTTCGAGAACGGCGGCAACACCAGCCGTGCAGCTGTCACCGGCGGAGAGGGAGGCTAGGGTTTTGAGGTAtagagagaagaggaagaatcGGAAGTTCGAGAAGACGATTAGGTATGCATCACGTAAAGCATACGCCGAGGTGAGGCCGAGGATCAAAGGACGTTTTGCTAAGCGAACTGATTCAAGAGTTAATGATGGAGGAGACGGAGGAGTCTACGGTGGGTTCGGAGTGGTCCCGAGTTTCTGA